AAGGTTTTAAGATATATGGATGAGAGGCAAGAGATCGGAGGTTTAACTTGTCGGGTGGAATTAGCGGATGGTAGTTTAGACCCGGCCTGCCACCGGGGTTTTCCCACTCCTGGGGCGGCGATCTCTTACTTTTTAGGCTTAGAAAAATTATTCCCAAAGAGTAGGCTCTTTGGAAGGTACCATATCACCTGGGAAAATCTAAAGAAGCCCCACGAGATTGATTCGCCCAGTGGCTGTTTTTTCTTATTTCGGCGGGAGGTATTAGAGCGGGTTGGTTATCTGGATGAGGACTATTTTCTTTATGGGGAAGATGTTGACTTTGCCTTCCGGATGAAAAAAAATGGTTATAAGATTATCTTCTATCCCGAAGTCAAAATTATCCATTACAAGGGGGTATCTTCCGGAGTGAAGAAGTCAAGTGCGCAGGTGACAACTGCTGATGAAGAGACGCGCCGGTTGGCGATCCGCTCCTT
This window of the candidate division WOR-3 bacterium genome carries:
- a CDS encoding glycosyltransferase family 2 protein — translated: MKLSIVIVNYNCRDFLLSCLQKLAEFIGESKDYEVFVVDNNSRDGSAKAVAEKFPWVNLIANDRNLGFARANNQALKLARGEYILLLNPDTEVPPETLEKVLRYMDERQEIGGLTCRVELADGSLDPACHRGFPTPGAAISYFLGLEKLFPKSRLFGRYHITWENLKKPHEIDSPSGCFFLFRREVLERVGYLDEDYFLYGEDVDFAFRMKKNGYKIIFYPEVKIIHYKGVSSGVKKSSAQVTTADEETRRLAIRSFYQANWLFYQKHFASRYPFFLNWLFRFGIWLLEKKSLLSKRI